One segment of Theropithecus gelada isolate Dixy unplaced genomic scaffold, Tgel_1.0 HiC_scaffold_15870, whole genome shotgun sequence DNA contains the following:
- the LOC112617049 gene encoding NF-kappa-B essential modulator-like has protein sequence MALVIQVRKLRPREVNTPQTLSPSLFPSLPVRLSGLIEVPSGGERCCSRCTLVYKARAFWKGAPLPCWMSRHLWKSQLCEMVQPSGGPAADQDVLGEESPLGKPAMLHLPSEQGAPETLQRCLEENQELRDAIRQSNQMLRERCEELLHFQASQREEKEFLMCKFQEARKLVERLSLEKLDLKRQKEQALREVEHLKRCQQVAGAGPGSENPW, from the exons ATGGCCCTTGTGAtccaggtgaggaaactaaggcccagagaggtgaataCCCCGCAGACTCTCAGTCCCAGTCTCTTCCCCTCACTCCCTGTGAGGCTCTCCGGCCTCATCGAGGTCCCATCAGGTGGGGAAAGATGCTGTTCCAGGTGCACACTGGTCTACAAGGCCAGAGCTTTCTGGAAGGGGGCA CCCCTGCCCTGTTGGATGAGCAGGCACCTCTGGAAGAGCCAGCTGTGTGAGATGGTGCAGCCCAGTGGTGGCCCGGCAGCAGATCAGGACGTGCTGGGTGAAGAGTCTCCTCTGGGGAAGCCAGCCATGCTGCACCTGCCTTCAGAGCAGGGCGCTCCTGAGACTCTCCAGCGCTGCCTGGAGGAGAATCAAGAGCTCCGAG ATGCCATCCGGCAGAGCAACCAGATGCTGCGAGAGCGCTGCGAGGAGCTTCTGCATTTCCAAGCCAgccagagggaggagaaggagttCCTCATGTGCAAATTCCAAGAGGCCAGGAAACTGGTGGAGAGACTCAGCCTGGAGAAGCTCGACCTGAAGAGGCAGAAAGAGCAGGCTCTGCGGGAGGTAGAGCACCTGAAGAGATGCCAGCAGGTAGCCGGGGCAGGGCCAGGTTCTGAAAACCCATGGTGA
- the LOC112617050 gene encoding glucose-6-phosphate 1-dehydrogenase-like, whose translation MGRRGSAPGNGRTLRGCERGGRRRRSADSVMAEQVALSRTQVCGILREELFQGDAFHQSDTHIFIIMGASVSLSQAPVLKARKCLLHASAFPTNCCRTTQALLS comes from the exons ATGGGCCGGCGGGGCTCAGCCCCCGGAAACGGCCGTACACTTCGGGGCTGCGAGCGCGGAGGGCGGCGGCGACGAAGCGCAG ACAGCGTCATGGCAGAGCAGGTGGCCCTGAGCCGGACCCAGGTGTGCGGGATCCTGCGGGAAGAGCTGTTCCAGGGCGATGCCTTCCATCAGTCGGATACACACATATTCATCATCATGGGTGCATCGGTGAGTCTCTCCCAGGCCCCAGTCTTAAAAGCCAGGAAGTGCCTGCTCCATGCCTCAGCTTTTCCAACTAATTGTTGCAGGACCACACAGGCTCTGCTAAGTTGA